Proteins co-encoded in one Polaromonas vacuolata genomic window:
- a CDS encoding DUF2007 domain-containing protein, translating to MIRLARAPNIAIASLWVDALKQAGFEASVQRYFMSSLAGEMPPDQCLPEVWLTHNNQESAAKQLLDQLQNMPQRRWSCDCGEIVEGGFEQCWQCGRDMPPDSEVEVLTSTPTKP from the coding sequence ATGATTCGTCTTGCACGTGCCCCCAATATCGCAATTGCTTCGCTCTGGGTAGACGCCCTCAAGCAAGCTGGCTTCGAAGCCAGTGTTCAGCGCTACTTTATGAGTAGCTTGGCCGGTGAAATGCCGCCTGACCAGTGTTTGCCCGAGGTCTGGCTAACACACAATAATCAGGAATCGGCGGCAAAACAGTTGCTTGATCAATTGCAAAACATGCCGCAGCGGCGCTGGTCTTGCGACTGCGGTGAGATCGTCGAAGGCGGCTTTGAGCAATGCTGGCAATGCGGGCGTGATATGCCACCAGACAGTGAAGTCGAGGTTTTGACCTCGACCCCTACCAAACCTTAA
- a CDS encoding glutathione S-transferase N-terminal domain-containing protein translates to MKLIGSNSSPYVRKVRIVMAEKKLDYQFLLEDVWATNTRISETNPLGKVPCLVMEGGETLYDSRVIVEYLDTLSPVGKLIPSQSRERAEVKTWEALADGLLDAAVAARLEAGWAGRTDAERSQLWIDRQLVKIDLALKSMSLCLADKAFCSGVYITLSDVAVGCALSYLDFRFSQITWRDSYPNLAKLQEKLTLRASFVDTQPT, encoded by the coding sequence ATGAAACTCATCGGATCCAATAGCAGTCCTTATGTGCGAAAAGTACGCATCGTAATGGCAGAGAAGAAATTGGATTACCAGTTTTTACTCGAAGATGTCTGGGCCACAAATACCCGCATCAGTGAAACCAACCCTTTAGGTAAAGTGCCTTGCCTAGTCATGGAAGGCGGCGAGACACTTTACGATTCGCGAGTCATTGTTGAGTACTTAGATACGTTATCGCCAGTGGGGAAACTCATTCCGTCTCAGAGCCGTGAACGGGCTGAAGTAAAGACATGGGAAGCACTCGCCGATGGACTGCTTGATGCGGCTGTTGCCGCCCGCCTCGAAGCGGGATGGGCTGGTCGTACAGACGCCGAGCGCAGTCAATTGTGGATAGATCGCCAATTGGTAAAAATTGATTTGGCTCTCAAGTCCATGAGTCTTTGCTTGGCCGACAAAGCTTTTTGCAGCGGTGTCTACATTACTCTGTCCGATGTGGCGGTAGGCTGCGCGCTGTCTTATCTGGATTTTCGTTTCAGTCAAATCACTTGGCGCGACAGCTATCCTAATTTGGCCAAGCTGCAGGAAAAACTCACGCTGCGCGCAAGTTTTGTCGACACTCAGCCGACTTAA
- the purB gene encoding adenylosuccinate lyase, producing MSPTNTLSPLNALSPLDGRYASKLANLRPLMSERGYMHRRVQVEIAWFISLSDAGFAEFKPLSPGARTYLMGLVKNFSDADALAIKTIEKVTNHDVKAVEYWIKSKFEARPELQSAGEFVHFACTSEDINNTSHALQLKSSREQVLLPALDKVITQLREMAHEFADEPMLARTHGQTASPTTVGKEIANVVARLALAREKVASIKLMAKMNGAVGNFNAHLSAWPEFDWEAFSRKVIETPEPLGLGLSFQSHSIQIEPHDYMAELFDAIARTNTILIDWSRDVWGYVSVGYFKQRLKAGEIGSSTMPHKVNPIDFENAEGNLGMANAMLRHMSEKLPISRWQRDLTDSTVLRNMGVAMGYAVLAYSSLSTGLGKLELNRENLQSDLNSSWEVLAEPIQTVMRRYGVQGAYEKLKEVTRGKTVTAEDLHALIRSLEIPESEKVRLLAMTPASYIGMAGELARRV from the coding sequence ATGAGCCCAACAAATACTCTTTCCCCCCTGAACGCGCTGTCCCCACTAGACGGCCGCTACGCCAGCAAACTCGCTAATCTTCGCCCACTGATGTCCGAGCGCGGTTATATGCACCGCCGTGTACAAGTTGAAATCGCTTGGTTTATTTCCCTCTCAGATGCTGGCTTTGCCGAATTCAAGCCACTCAGCCCAGGTGCACGAACCTATCTTATGGGTTTGGTGAAGAATTTTTCTGATGCCGATGCACTGGCAATTAAGACGATTGAAAAAGTCACCAACCATGATGTAAAGGCTGTTGAGTACTGGATCAAATCTAAATTTGAAGCGCGGCCAGAACTGCAATCTGCAGGCGAATTCGTACACTTTGCATGTACCAGCGAAGACATCAACAACACCAGCCATGCGCTGCAACTCAAAAGCAGCCGTGAACAAGTTTTGTTGCCCGCACTAGACAAAGTGATTACCCAGTTGCGCGAAATGGCGCACGAGTTTGCGGACGAGCCTATGCTGGCCCGAACGCACGGCCAGACCGCCAGTCCGACCACCGTCGGCAAAGAAATCGCCAACGTTGTGGCACGACTCGCACTCGCGCGCGAAAAAGTCGCCAGCATCAAACTGATGGCCAAAATGAATGGCGCCGTCGGCAATTTCAACGCTCACTTATCAGCCTGGCCCGAGTTCGACTGGGAAGCATTTAGCCGCAAGGTCATAGAAACTCCAGAGCCACTTGGCTTGGGCTTGAGCTTTCAATCGCACAGTATTCAAATCGAGCCGCACGACTACATGGCCGAGTTGTTCGATGCGATTGCCCGCACCAACACCATACTGATCGACTGGTCGCGTGATGTCTGGGGCTATGTCAGCGTGGGTTACTTTAAGCAGCGACTCAAAGCCGGAGAAATTGGCTCATCCACCATGCCGCACAAAGTCAATCCGATTGACTTTGAAAATGCGGAAGGCAACTTAGGCATGGCCAATGCCATGCTGCGCCACATGAGCGAGAAGTTGCCAATTTCCCGCTGGCAACGTGACCTGACCGACAGCACCGTGCTGCGCAACATGGGCGTGGCAATGGGCTACGCCGTGCTGGCCTACAGCTCGCTGAGCACAGGTTTGGGCAAGCTGGAACTCAATCGCGAGAACTTGCAAAGCGACCTCAATTCATCTTGGGAAGTACTGGCTGAGCCAATACAAACCGTGATGCGCCGTTATGGTGTTCAAGGGGCTTATGAAAAACTCAAAGAGGTCACACGCGGCAAAACCGTGACAGCTGAGGACTTGCACGCGCTGATTCGTTCGCTAGAAATTCCTGAGTCTGAAAAAGTCCGTCTTCTGGCCATGACACCCGCGAGCTATATCGGCATGGCGGGCGAGTTGGCAAGAAGGGTTTAA